The Zavarzinella sp. genome includes a window with the following:
- the prmC gene encoding peptide chain release factor N(5)-glutamine methyltransferase, with translation MTSDVWTIQRLLTWTEDYFRNRGVEQPRLEAQILLAHTLGCSKIDLYVRFSELASDSIRQQYRELIRRRTEGTPIAYLVGEKEFFSLKFHVSPAVLIPRPDTEVLVMEALRLIDAKKPAQILDMGTGSGCIAVTLAKSLPLAHLQAIDLSLDALEVAKGNAALHSVGDRLQFLHGDWWQAVSPDATFDLIATNPPYISEAEWTEVDAGVKNFEPTMALLAPPDGLRFYRSLATDAAAHLHHGGHLLAEIGYQQGIAVKELFAAQPEWANIRILKDFSGNDRVLAATRTM, from the coding sequence ATGACATCGGATGTCTGGACCATTCAGCGCCTGCTCACCTGGACTGAAGACTATTTTCGCAATCGTGGGGTGGAGCAACCCCGCCTGGAAGCTCAAATTCTGCTGGCACACACCTTGGGGTGCAGCAAAATCGACCTCTACGTGCGGTTCTCGGAACTTGCGAGCGATTCCATTCGCCAGCAATACCGCGAACTGATCCGAAGACGCACCGAAGGCACCCCGATTGCCTATCTGGTGGGTGAAAAAGAGTTTTTCTCATTAAAGTTTCATGTTTCGCCGGCGGTGCTGATCCCACGTCCTGACACGGAAGTGCTGGTAATGGAAGCACTTCGGTTGATTGATGCCAAAAAACCTGCCCAGATACTGGATATGGGCACTGGTAGTGGCTGTATTGCAGTAACGCTGGCAAAATCGCTGCCCCTGGCCCACCTGCAGGCGATTGATCTGTCTCTGGACGCACTGGAGGTGGCAAAAGGGAACGCCGCACTCCATTCTGTGGGGGATCGGCTGCAATTTCTGCATGGTGACTGGTGGCAGGCCGTGTCACCGGATGCAACATTCGATCTGATTGCCACCAATCCACCGTACATTTCCGAAGCCGAATGGACCGAAGTGGATGCCGGAGTAAAAAACTTCGAGCCAACGATGGCACTGCTGGCCCCACCAGATGGGCTGAGGTTTTATCGTTCGCTGGCCACCGATGCGGCAGCACATCTGCACCACGGTGGGCATTTACTGGCAGAAATTGGTTACCAGCAGGGGATTGCGGTAAAGGAACTTTTTGCCGCACAGCCGGAATGGGCAAATATTCGGATTCTGAAAGATTTTTCCGGCAACGACCGCGTCCTTGCTGCAACTCGAACGATGTAA
- the prfA gene encoding peptide chain release factor 1, translating into MWPSLITKLGRYRELETLLGDPEIAANPSNYNQIARELSSLGKLVKPYIEYQEVEASIQDAKELLEQEADEEMRVYAEEELKNLQTRLGELKNKIEDQLLVDPDEDFDSLFVEIRAGTGGDEAAIFAGNLLDMYTRYARANGWAIETIDYSEGEAGGYKEIVFSLSGEGIFQKMRYESGGHRVQRVPKTETQGRIHTSAATVAVMPEPTEVQVDIKPDDIEFETMRAGGAGGQHVNKTESAVRLWYKRGTSDEIEVKCQDERSQHKNRERAMRVLRSRIFERQQARIAQERAEFRKNQIGSGGRNDRIRTYNFPQNRITDHRINLTLHTLDQTMMGEMDELINALREYDKQQRLSQMS; encoded by the coding sequence ATGTGGCCGTCGCTGATTACAAAACTAGGTCGTTACCGCGAACTGGAAACCCTGTTGGGCGATCCCGAGATTGCAGCCAATCCGAGCAACTATAACCAGATTGCCCGCGAACTGAGTAGTCTGGGCAAACTGGTGAAACCCTACATCGAATATCAGGAAGTAGAAGCCAGTATCCAGGATGCAAAGGAATTGCTGGAACAGGAAGCCGATGAAGAGATGCGGGTTTATGCCGAAGAAGAGCTGAAAAACCTGCAAACCCGACTTGGCGAACTGAAAAACAAGATCGAAGACCAGCTTTTAGTGGATCCGGACGAAGACTTCGACAGCCTGTTTGTCGAAATCCGTGCGGGCACCGGTGGGGATGAAGCGGCAATTTTTGCAGGCAACCTGCTGGATATGTATACCCGCTACGCACGTGCAAACGGCTGGGCGATTGAGACGATTGACTACAGTGAAGGGGAAGCTGGTGGATACAAAGAAATCGTCTTCAGCCTGAGTGGCGAAGGCATTTTTCAGAAAATGCGTTACGAATCGGGTGGGCACCGCGTGCAGCGCGTTCCCAAAACCGAAACTCAGGGCCGAATTCACACTTCCGCTGCCACTGTGGCCGTGATGCCGGAACCCACCGAAGTGCAGGTGGATATCAAACCGGATGATATCGAGTTTGAAACGATGCGGGCCGGTGGTGCTGGTGGGCAGCACGTCAATAAGACGGAATCTGCGGTTCGTTTGTGGTATAAACGGGGCACATCCGACGAGATTGAAGTAAAATGTCAGGATGAACGCAGTCAGCACAAAAACCGCGAGCGAGCCATGCGGGTGCTGCGAAGCCGGATTTTTGAACGACAGCAGGCAAGGATCGCCCAGGAACGGGCCGAATTTCGCAAAAATCAGATCGGTTCCGGTGGCAGAAACGACCGCATTCGAACCTATAACTTCCCACAAAACCGCATTACGGACCACCGCATCAATCTGACTCTGCACACCCTCGACCAAACGATGATGGGCGAAATGGATGAGCTGATCAACGCCCTGCGGGAATACGACAAACAGCAACGATTGTCACAAATGTCGTAA
- a CDS encoding sulfatase-like hydrolase/transferase produces MKIRTFYLISAFCFITEFVPTLYGATDRPNVVLLVVDDLGYGEPGCYGGTSIPTPNLDQISKEGVRFTQAYVTASYCAPSRAAIMTGRLQHRFGFTTNPVGAMNCEPGVGLPVSETTLAQMLVNAGYHTSLVGKWHLGGTAPMHPMRRGFQEFFGFLHEGHTYCPPPYEGVTSFWRRKALPDGKLGRSTSKDGKQIYSTHMGTHEPPYDADNPLLRGSQPVEEKAFLTDALTREGIDFVGRHRDEPFFLYLAYNAVHSPMQAPDKYMKKFSHIEDVHRRLFAAMLSNLDDNVGHLLATLKKWELDENTLIIVLSDNGGPTKELTSRNDPLSGGKGNLLEGGIRVPMLVRWKGKIPAGQTCTDVVWSPDIVPTVLGACNIAAPKKVSDGLNLLPLLKREASLPTRTMMWEMGQWQALRHGNDKIVRQRRTGKEAWQLYSLQKDIAEKHDLAATLPQKVEELATQFEQWQQLMKTENNFQK; encoded by the coding sequence ATGAAGATACGAACGTTTTATTTAATATCAGCATTCTGTTTTATAACAGAATTTGTTCCCACCCTGTACGGTGCCACTGATCGCCCGAACGTTGTTTTGTTGGTTGTTGATGATCTGGGATATGGTGAACCGGGATGCTACGGTGGCACATCGATCCCCACGCCAAATCTGGATCAGATTTCCAAAGAAGGGGTGCGATTTACGCAGGCGTATGTCACAGCGTCATATTGTGCACCCTCGCGGGCAGCAATCATGACAGGTCGATTACAGCACCGCTTTGGCTTCACCACCAATCCGGTGGGGGCAATGAACTGCGAACCCGGCGTGGGTCTGCCCGTTTCCGAAACCACTCTGGCACAAATGCTGGTGAATGCGGGCTACCACACCAGCCTGGTGGGGAAATGGCATCTGGGTGGCACCGCACCAATGCATCCGATGCGACGAGGTTTTCAGGAATTTTTTGGCTTTCTGCACGAAGGGCATACTTACTGCCCGCCACCGTATGAGGGTGTTACCAGTTTCTGGCGACGCAAAGCCTTACCAGATGGCAAGTTAGGTCGATCGACTTCGAAGGACGGCAAGCAGATCTACTCGACGCACATGGGAACGCACGAACCACCCTACGATGCGGATAACCCACTGCTGCGTGGGAGTCAGCCAGTAGAAGAAAAGGCATTTCTGACCGATGCGCTTACACGTGAGGGAATTGACTTTGTAGGAAGGCACCGGGATGAACCATTTTTTCTGTACCTTGCCTACAACGCAGTGCACAGCCCGATGCAGGCACCGGACAAATACATGAAGAAATTCTCACATATTGAAGATGTGCACCGCCGGTTATTTGCGGCAATGCTGAGCAATCTGGATGACAACGTGGGTCATCTGTTGGCGACACTGAAAAAGTGGGAATTAGATGAAAATACTCTCATTATTGTCTTGAGCGATAACGGAGGCCCCACCAAAGAACTGACTTCCCGAAACGACCCACTGAGTGGAGGAAAAGGAAATCTGTTGGAAGGTGGTATCCGCGTGCCGATGTTGGTCCGTTGGAAAGGTAAGATCCCTGCGGGCCAAACGTGCACAGATGTGGTGTGGTCGCCAGATATTGTCCCCACAGTGCTTGGAGCATGCAACATCGCCGCACCAAAAAAGGTTTCAGATGGATTGAACCTGTTGCCATTGTTGAAGCGAGAGGCATCACTGCCAACCCGCACCATGATGTGGGAAATGGGACAATGGCAGGCACTTCGACATGGGAATGACAAAATCGTCCGTCAGCGACGCACCGGAAAGGAAGCCTGGCAACTTTACAGCCTGCAAAAAGATATTGCCGAAAAGCACGATCTGGCAGCAACGCTCCCACAGAAAGTAGAAGAACTGGCAACACAGTTTGAACAATGGCAGCAACTCATGAAAACTGAGAACAATTTTCAGAAATAG
- the dusB gene encoding tRNA dihydrouridine synthase DusB, which produces MSIQISEQLSPTLPEVWHQSFSIGSVGLKSRFCLAPLAGYTNVAFRTAIRGAGGVGLCTTDLVNARAVVEQIRKTLELLATNDDDKPLSVQLFGSKPDEMAQAAKWVQDYGADLIDINMGCPVRKVVKTGGGSAMMCDTSGSTVEMIKRIVDAVSIPVTVKMRLGWDATQITAPEFAHQFEQVGVQAITIHGRTREQGFSGTVDLEGIRQVVQAVDRIPVIGNGDVRTIEDAQRMIEVTGCQAIAIGRGALANPWIFRQLDNWVRTGDPGPRGSYEERIHFMMDHLYRLVAWRGEYGACLQFRKIATWYAKALRTGKHIQQLLVMLSSVGQLEAIAKQLLQQGPPEGWVEWDAGDANIPVPKGPIAHW; this is translated from the coding sequence TTGAGCATACAAATATCAGAACAGTTATCTCCCACGTTGCCTGAGGTTTGGCACCAGTCGTTTTCCATTGGTTCAGTGGGGTTGAAAAGTCGATTTTGCCTTGCCCCACTTGCTGGGTATACGAACGTAGCCTTCCGCACTGCGATACGTGGTGCCGGTGGCGTGGGGTTGTGCACCACCGATCTGGTCAACGCACGTGCTGTGGTGGAGCAGATTCGCAAAACGCTGGAATTGCTGGCCACTAACGACGACGACAAGCCACTTTCGGTGCAGTTATTTGGTTCCAAACCAGACGAAATGGCCCAGGCGGCAAAGTGGGTGCAGGATTACGGTGCCGACCTGATTGACATTAATATGGGCTGCCCCGTTCGCAAAGTGGTGAAAACAGGCGGTGGCTCGGCAATGATGTGCGACACTTCCGGCAGCACCGTCGAGATGATCAAGCGAATTGTGGATGCGGTGTCGATTCCGGTCACCGTCAAAATGCGGCTGGGGTGGGATGCCACCCAGATTACCGCACCGGAATTTGCCCATCAGTTCGAGCAGGTGGGCGTTCAGGCAATCACGATCCATGGCCGCACCCGGGAGCAGGGGTTTTCCGGTACCGTCGATCTGGAAGGAATCCGTCAGGTGGTGCAGGCAGTCGATCGGATTCCTGTAATCGGGAATGGGGATGTCCGCACGATTGAAGATGCCCAGCGAATGATCGAAGTGACCGGTTGTCAGGCGATTGCGATCGGCCGTGGGGCACTGGCAAACCCATGGATTTTTCGCCAGTTGGATAACTGGGTACGCACCGGCGACCCAGGCCCACGTGGCAGTTACGAGGAACGGATTCACTTCATGATGGACCACCTGTACCGACTGGTGGCCTGGCGCGGGGAATACGGTGCCTGCCTGCAGTTTCGCAAAATTGCCACCTGGTATGCGAAGGCGTTACGCACCGGCAAGCATATCCAGCAACTATTGGTGATGCTCAGTTCGGTGGGTCAACTGGAAGCGATTGCGAAGCAGTTGCTGCAACAAGGCCCACCAGAAGGCTGGGTGGAATGGGACGCTGGCGACGCCAACATTCCCGTACCCAAAGGCCCCATCGCCCACTGGTAA
- a CDS encoding TIGR02452 family protein has translation MPSRKTRALIAQQTVEILTFGEYQTPNGVVVRIADQLEAAVRDTILYTPASLDRLISTIQFSNTRYSQNTTFQVVNATTFETARHFALEQNILHPLCLNFASAKNAGGGFLNGSQAQEESLARASGLYACINPVRGYYDSNRNCGTCLYTHHMIYSPKVPVFRNDDDDLLPEPYLTSIITAPAVNAGAIRRNETKKLDQIEATMLERIERVLAVAVTHGHDAMILGAWGCGVFRNDPANIAKWFHHFLVEDDRFRNVFRTVIFAVLDHSDALGTISPFVNQFATS, from the coding sequence TTGCCCAGTCGCAAAACGCGTGCGTTGATCGCCCAGCAAACAGTTGAAATACTTACTTTTGGTGAATATCAGACTCCAAATGGTGTAGTCGTGCGCATTGCAGATCAACTGGAAGCGGCAGTCCGTGACACCATTCTTTACACCCCAGCGTCTCTCGACAGGCTGATTTCAACGATTCAGTTTAGTAATACCCGCTACAGCCAGAATACCACGTTCCAGGTCGTGAATGCCACCACCTTCGAGACAGCAAGGCACTTCGCACTGGAACAAAACATTCTGCATCCGCTTTGCCTTAATTTCGCTTCCGCTAAGAATGCCGGGGGTGGTTTTCTCAATGGAAGTCAGGCTCAGGAAGAAAGCCTGGCACGGGCTTCAGGACTTTATGCCTGCATCAATCCTGTTCGTGGATACTACGACAGCAATCGCAATTGTGGAACCTGTCTGTACACTCATCACATGATTTACTCTCCAAAAGTGCCTGTGTTTCGAAACGATGATGATGACCTGCTGCCAGAACCATACCTGACTTCAATCATCACTGCACCGGCGGTGAATGCAGGTGCGATTCGCCGAAACGAAACGAAAAAACTCGATCAGATTGAAGCAACGATGCTTGAAAGGATCGAACGGGTTCTTGCAGTGGCTGTTACCCACGGTCACGATGCAATGATTCTGGGTGCATGGGGTTGTGGAGTATTCAGAAATGATCCTGCAAACATCGCGAAGTGGTTTCATCATTTTCTTGTCGAGGATGATCGTTTCCGCAACGTATTCCGCACTGTGATCTTCGCTGTGCTCGATCATTCTGATGCACTGGGCACAATTAGCCCATTTGTCAATCAATTTGCAACCAGCTGA
- a CDS encoding YegS/Rv2252/BmrU family lipid kinase, with the protein MASLRTAVVQNRKASELLPELLPEWPGEPPQLWDSRTVDLKQLATIERMVAAGGDGTINLAVNLLCKAPHHAVSLGLMPLGTGNDFATACGLPANDPLAAWAAMQSGVLHPVDVGRFTTLADNVSPTPAQFFVNAITGGFGAEVTANTPEEIKAILGKTAYTFHALTMLLNQPRRELFLKTADWEWQGDILFLSIANGRRAGGGFQIAPNALLNDRLLDVRVIPSASFLDSPGLFLDFLFGNSGPDSLIQVLQTPWIELRSDTEFQLSIDGEPCSTSHCRIEIAEQQIPIWLPPACPLVTQSNKV; encoded by the coding sequence ATGGCATCATTACGAACTGCGGTGGTTCAGAATCGCAAGGCCAGCGAGTTACTGCCTGAACTTCTGCCGGAATGGCCAGGTGAACCACCCCAACTGTGGGATTCCCGCACGGTGGACCTGAAACAACTGGCAACCATCGAGCGAATGGTGGCAGCGGGTGGCGACGGCACGATTAATCTGGCGGTGAATCTGCTTTGTAAAGCCCCTCACCACGCAGTCTCACTGGGGCTGATGCCATTGGGTACCGGCAACGATTTCGCCACCGCCTGCGGGTTACCCGCGAATGATCCGCTAGCGGCATGGGCAGCGATGCAGAGCGGTGTGCTGCATCCCGTGGATGTGGGCAGGTTTACCACGCTGGCCGACAATGTATCGCCCACGCCAGCTCAGTTTTTTGTCAACGCGATCACAGGTGGTTTCGGTGCCGAAGTTACTGCGAACACACCGGAAGAAATCAAGGCTATATTAGGAAAAACGGCCTACACATTTCACGCACTAACGATGCTGCTGAACCAGCCACGGCGGGAATTGTTCTTGAAAACAGCCGACTGGGAATGGCAAGGCGACATTCTGTTTCTGTCGATTGCCAACGGTCGACGTGCCGGTGGGGGCTTCCAGATTGCACCCAACGCTCTGCTGAATGATCGTCTTCTGGATGTGCGGGTCATTCCCAGTGCGTCATTTCTTGACAGCCCAGGGTTATTCCTTGATTTTCTGTTTGGCAACAGTGGGCCGGATTCATTAATTCAGGTGCTGCAAACTCCCTGGATCGAACTTCGTTCCGACACCGAGTTTCAACTATCGATTGATGGCGAACCATGCAGCACCAGCCACTGCCGGATTGAAATTGCAGAACAACAGATTCCGATCTGGCTCCCACCCGCCTGCCCACTGGTGACGCAGAGCAACAAAGTGTAA
- a CDS encoding DUF1592 domain-containing protein — MNCCRFLLVLALTASVVPLHADDYATAIQPFMKKYCTSCHNQRTARGELNLEKFTSSTDIIANFRKWDHVIKFIRGGEMPPEDTPQPTIDERNQVVRSIETVLFAEARKQAGDPGVVLPRRLSNSEYNRSIRDLTGVDIRPTRSFPPDPAGGEGFDNTGESLTMSPSLLKKYLQAAQEVSNHLVLKPNGITFAPFEVTSYNERKKLTEQAIIDFYQQHQVNPADYIVAAWRYRYRSAESKTKTVEQWAAEQRLSGKYLKLVADFLANAHNEVGAVQQLGLAWQELPPPESATAIPEKVRQFTTLVLNTRERFGYREPQLIRSNAGNWPINHLYFRDQVAQQRDQCDVSRFVNAQSISSERFRTSKKIQDEKQVILTLRIAPMDPKKVGLLLCKELILTTADTFPKNEKDREKQQVVDLFDWLKEHQPKVWQKLPFGKHPTGGAISPKGLVLSGPTTIDFRFPANLLPELNNKRLLLALEADPTDKSCGYYVQLSNGLLAENQPPVVATVLHPDNPQRQKLLDSAQRLCQVFPNRFFYVDGSRGLAAGFHLVEGFFRDDLPLVNKVLDEQQTAHLNRLWQEMDFVTSSAENLLRGFVWFERSERHVLQDKRFDFLRAEDPRLVKEELLGRFEKVYYEKMGVKLDSTPESLKNNLNYVMISRFFAQVRQGLATHEKTLTTAESLALDQLASLASKAYRKYLTVAEKQQLLKTYHDFRKQGQSVEEALRGTLTGILMSPHFFYIYQTPVQANQPTPRTDVELATRLSLLIWSSVPDEELMSHAAKGTLRNPGFLKKQVRRMLHDPRSAAFAEEFFGQWLRFRDYREKDPINAAAFPGYDDKLREAIYQEPIRLLSWLIQEDRSVLEVVMSDRTFINEALAKHYGMNSQYAAQKQLWRERMAAAGTLPTDQDLWLPIDGLNAMGRGGLLGTAAILTKNSSGERTSPVKRGFWMVHHLLGQHFPPPPADVAQLPNSEKTASKSIRQLLQDHTKDPRCAMCHVHFDHLGVALEGFDPLGRSRTKDLANRPIDQKVSLPGGEELNGIPGLIRYVKEHRQQDYVDTLCRHFLGYALGRSVQLSDQPLLEQMAAELKKNDYKFSVLFETVILSPQFLNKRPLTAQVPK; from the coding sequence ATGAATTGTTGTCGTTTTCTGCTGGTTCTCGCTCTTACTGCATCCGTGGTGCCATTGCATGCGGACGATTATGCGACAGCCATCCAGCCATTTATGAAAAAATACTGCACCTCGTGCCATAACCAACGCACCGCACGTGGGGAGTTGAACCTGGAAAAGTTCACTTCTTCAACAGATATCATTGCCAACTTCCGCAAGTGGGATCATGTGATCAAATTCATCCGGGGTGGGGAAATGCCACCCGAAGACACCCCACAGCCCACGATTGATGAGCGGAACCAGGTGGTCCGCAGTATCGAAACGGTGCTGTTTGCCGAAGCCCGAAAACAGGCGGGTGACCCAGGTGTGGTGCTGCCACGTCGACTGTCGAACTCGGAGTACAATCGCAGTATTCGCGACCTGACCGGCGTGGATATTCGGCCAACTCGCAGCTTCCCACCCGATCCCGCTGGTGGAGAGGGATTTGACAATACGGGCGAATCGCTGACAATGTCGCCCAGCCTGTTAAAAAAATACCTGCAGGCAGCTCAGGAAGTGTCGAACCATCTGGTGCTCAAGCCCAACGGCATCACCTTCGCGCCGTTTGAAGTGACCTCGTACAACGAACGAAAAAAACTCACCGAACAGGCAATTATCGATTTTTATCAGCAGCACCAGGTCAATCCCGCCGATTATATTGTGGCAGCGTGGCGGTATCGCTATCGTTCTGCGGAATCAAAAACCAAAACCGTGGAACAGTGGGCGGCAGAGCAGCGTCTCAGTGGCAAATATCTCAAGCTGGTTGCCGATTTTCTGGCAAATGCCCACAACGAGGTGGGTGCGGTGCAGCAATTAGGCCTCGCCTGGCAGGAATTACCCCCACCGGAATCGGCAACGGCAATTCCAGAGAAAGTTCGACAGTTTACCACGCTGGTTCTCAATACGCGGGAGCGGTTCGGTTACCGCGAACCCCAGCTAATCCGTTCGAACGCAGGCAACTGGCCGATTAACCACCTTTACTTCCGTGACCAGGTTGCCCAACAGCGAGATCAGTGCGATGTCAGCCGATTTGTGAACGCACAGTCGATTAGTTCGGAGCGATTTCGCACTTCGAAAAAAATTCAGGATGAAAAGCAGGTCATCCTTACCCTGCGAATCGCACCCATGGACCCGAAGAAGGTGGGCCTGCTGCTCTGTAAAGAGCTGATTTTGACCACCGCCGATACGTTTCCCAAAAATGAGAAGGACCGCGAAAAGCAACAAGTGGTGGACCTGTTTGACTGGCTAAAAGAGCATCAGCCCAAAGTTTGGCAGAAACTGCCTTTCGGCAAACACCCCACCGGTGGGGCAATTTCGCCCAAAGGATTGGTGCTGTCCGGCCCCACCACGATCGATTTTCGTTTCCCCGCAAATTTATTGCCAGAGCTGAATAATAAGCGGTTGCTGCTGGCACTGGAAGCCGATCCCACCGACAAATCGTGTGGGTATTACGTGCAGCTTTCGAATGGCTTGCTGGCAGAAAATCAGCCACCTGTCGTGGCGACGGTGCTGCACCCCGATAACCCACAACGGCAAAAACTGCTCGATTCTGCCCAGCGGTTGTGCCAGGTGTTTCCGAATCGATTTTTCTATGTGGATGGCTCTCGTGGGCTGGCTGCGGGCTTCCACCTGGTGGAAGGCTTCTTTCGGGACGATTTACCACTGGTCAACAAGGTACTGGACGAACAGCAGACGGCCCACCTGAACCGATTGTGGCAGGAAATGGATTTCGTGACCAGCAGTGCGGAAAATCTGTTGCGGGGGTTTGTCTGGTTTGAACGCTCCGAACGCCACGTATTACAGGATAAACGCTTCGACTTTCTGCGTGCCGAAGATCCCCGCCTGGTAAAGGAAGAACTTCTGGGCCGGTTTGAGAAAGTTTACTACGAGAAGATGGGCGTGAAACTCGATTCTACGCCCGAATCATTAAAGAATAATTTGAATTATGTGATGATCAGCCGCTTTTTCGCCCAGGTGCGGCAAGGGTTGGCAACTCATGAGAAAACTTTAACCACTGCCGAATCGCTGGCACTGGATCAATTGGCCAGTCTCGCCAGCAAAGCCTATCGGAAGTATCTGACAGTTGCTGAAAAACAGCAATTATTAAAAACCTATCATGATTTTCGCAAGCAGGGGCAATCTGTTGAAGAGGCCCTGCGAGGCACACTGACTGGCATCCTGATGTCGCCCCACTTCTTCTACATTTATCAAACGCCGGTGCAGGCAAATCAGCCCACCCCACGCACGGATGTTGAGCTGGCAACCCGCCTGAGCCTACTGATCTGGTCATCCGTGCCAGATGAAGAACTGATGTCGCATGCGGCCAAGGGCACGTTGCGCAATCCCGGATTTTTGAAAAAGCAGGTGCGGCGAATGCTTCACGACCCCAGGTCCGCTGCTTTTGCGGAGGAGTTCTTCGGGCAGTGGCTGCGGTTTCGCGATTATCGGGAAAAAGATCCGATTAATGCCGCTGCCTTCCCTGGTTACGATGACAAACTGCGGGAGGCGATTTACCAGGAACCGATCAGGCTGTTGTCGTGGTTAATTCAGGAAGATCGTTCCGTGCTGGAAGTGGTGATGTCCGACCGCACTTTCATTAATGAGGCACTGGCGAAGCATTACGGCATGAACAGTCAATATGCCGCACAGAAACAACTCTGGCGGGAACGCATGGCTGCTGCAGGCACCCTCCCCACCGATCAGGATTTATGGCTGCCGATTGATGGCCTGAACGCCATGGGACGTGGGGGATTGCTGGGCACGGCAGCCATTCTCACTAAAAATTCATCTGGTGAACGCACCAGCCCGGTAAAGCGTGGTTTCTGGATGGTGCATCATCTGTTAGGGCAGCACTTCCCGCCCCCACCTGCGGATGTGGCACAACTGCCCAACAGCGAAAAAACTGCCAGTAAAAGCATTCGCCAATTGTTGCAGGATCATACGAAAGACCCCCGCTGTGCGATGTGCCATGTGCATTTCGACCACCTTGGCGTGGCACTGGAAGGGTTCGATCCACTGGGCCGAAGCCGCACCAAAGACCTGGCAAACCGGCCCATCGATCAGAAAGTCTCACTACCAGGTGGGGAAGAGCTGAACGGCATTCCCGGCCTGATTCGTTATGTGAAGGAGCACCGCCAGCAGGATTATGTGGATACGCTCTGTCGGCATTTTCTGGGCTATGCGCTCGGTCGATCGGTGCAGCTTTCTGACCAGCCACTGCTGGAACAGATGGCCGCAGAGTTGAAAAAGAATGACTACAAGTTTTCTGTATTGTTTGAAACGGTGATTCTGAGCCCACAGTTTTTGAACAAACGCCCGCTGACCGCCCAGGTGCCGAAATAG
- a CDS encoding DUF4177 domain-containing protein — MRRWEYKTIKFEAEGFWQGGKIDATRLEAALTQLGAVGWELVTIVTATAGQGWTKDIVAVLKRSPEVTPVSSSTEN, encoded by the coding sequence GTGAGGCGGTGGGAGTACAAGACGATCAAGTTCGAGGCCGAGGGGTTCTGGCAGGGCGGCAAGATCGACGCCACCCGGCTGGAAGCCGCCCTGACCCAGTTGGGTGCGGTCGGCTGGGAGCTGGTCACCATCGTGACCGCCACGGCCGGCCAGGGGTGGACTAAGGACATCGTCGCCGTCCTCAAGCGCAGCCCGGAGGTCACCCCAGTATCTTCCTCTACTGAAAACTAA
- a CDS encoding addiction module protein yields the protein MSLESMLAALTHQEKLDAMNILWRDLSANPAGMSSPDWHGDVLSERMKNPSSKPSLSLDAAFDEVRERLNERRTQG from the coding sequence ATGTCACTTGAAAGCATGCTCGCTGCACTTACACACCAGGAGAAACTCGATGCAATGAACATTCTGTGGCGGGACTTATCCGCGAATCCGGCGGGCATGTCTTCGCCCGATTGGCACGGTGATGTATTGTCCGAGCGGATGAAGAACCCATCCAGCAAACCTAGCTTGTCGCTTGATGCTGCTTTCGATGAAGTCCGGGAGCGGCTTAATGAACGTCGAACTCAGGGATGA
- a CDS encoding Imm7 family immunity protein yields the protein MAPNHRLQLTVCARDMMLLLVWSLLSAGGRQLSLLRSLQDEERMLVGYGWCVLRSSREVYRTADIDSVDTIDDQVDAADRELWAHFRQWMATHDECYIKWDLHENLNNHRGILMFCVSRNHRASHVWGMIQWIAEHGTGSYGLLYVHDDEDQIGNPHYGRGADDFSNAFRVHRISNGCVTEMSDPFLSPIVPTLNPSDLA from the coding sequence ATGGCACCTAACCACCGGCTGCAGTTGACCGTCTGCGCCCGCGATATGATGTTGTTGTTGGTTTGGAGCCTGCTCTCCGCGGGCGGCCGGCAACTGAGCCTTTTACGTTCGCTGCAAGACGAGGAAAGAATGCTCGTTGGCTACGGCTGGTGTGTCCTCCGATCCTCACGTGAGGTGTATCGCACGGCAGACATTGACTCCGTGGACACCATTGATGATCAGGTCGACGCAGCCGATCGCGAACTGTGGGCTCATTTTCGCCAATGGATGGCAACGCATGATGAGTGCTACATCAAATGGGATCTACACGAAAACCTCAACAATCATCGTGGCATCCTGATGTTCTGTGTTTCTCGAAACCATCGTGCGTCCCATGTTTGGGGCATGATTCAATGGATTGCAGAGCATGGCACAGGCAGTTATGGACTCCTTTACGTGCATGACGACGAAGACCAGATCGGCAATCCTCATTACGGTCGCGGAGCCGACGATTTTTCAAATGCGTTTCGGGTACATCGCATCTCGAATGGATGCGTTACGGAGATGTCCGACCCGTTTCTTTCACCAATTGTACCTACGCTAAATCCAAGCGATTTGGCATAA